The following are encoded in a window of Diorhabda sublineata isolate icDioSubl1.1 chromosome 3, icDioSubl1.1, whole genome shotgun sequence genomic DNA:
- the LOC130442137 gene encoding 28S ribosomal protein S9, mitochondrial, with translation MFLSKLYRFVDPFRSISLPKNMYALSVIQQSCTESVETDKTKKPISKAMKAYLERAREYDAFMKKENEEFTLGKRYLANMMGEDPENFSQEDVDNAIEYLFPSGLFEKTARPHMKPPNEIFPERKAAEFDETGRPYHFLFYTGKPNYYQALHNVAHHINELIKFEDTMIRKKLEPDPNLTFDISGYQWLDKASLEIKLVETLGEKDYEYFINSFERLTAMPYSYKVKDFILEYAKPIINKVQKFEAPKICIDSDGKQYVTVYECLRKRARGDVTVRMPGTGKITINGNQGILYFKENQEREQILFPLLFTNLLNKVDVECNVEGGGQSAQAGALRWGISWGLKSFVEEEMAESMRLAGLLTRDYRTRERKKPGQWGARRKFTWKKR, from the coding sequence atGTTTTTATCGAAGTTGTATCGCTTTGTTGATCCATTTAGATCAATTAGCTTACCAAAAAATATGTATGCATTAAGTGTTATTCAACAGTCTTGTACAGAATCCGTGGAAACTGATAAAACCAAGAAGCCTATTAGTAAGGCTATGAAAGCTTATTTAGAGAGAGCTCGTGAATACGATGcctttatgaaaaaagaaaatgaagaatttacTCTTGGTAAAAGATATTTAGCAAACATGATGGGTGAAGATCCAGAAAATTTCTCACAAGAGGATGTAGACAATGCTATCGAATATTTATTTCCATCTGGTTTATTTGAAAAGACAGCTCGACCACATATGAAACCACCGAATGAAATTTTTCCCGAAAGAAAAGCTGCAGAGTTTGATGAAACGGGAAGACCTTACCATTTTCTATTCTACACTGGAAAACCAAATTATTATCAAGCTTTACATAATGTAGCCCATCACATAAACGAATTGATTAAGTTTGAAGATACaatgattagaaaaaaattggagcCTGATCCTAATTTAACTTTCGATATTTCTGGATATCAGTGGCTTGATAAAGCATCCCTAGAAATAAAATTGGTAGAAACACTTGGTGAAAAAgattatgaatatttcattaattcattTGAAAGATTGACTGCCATGCCTTACTCATATAAAGTTAAAGATTTTATTCTTGAGTATGCAAAACCCATAATTAATAAAGTACAAAAATTTGAGGCCCCGAAAATTTGTATTGATTCTGATGGAAAACAATATGTTACTGTTTATGAATGTTTAAGAAAAAGAGCAAGAGGTGATGTTACTGTTAGAATGCCAGGAACTGGTAAAATAACTATTAATGGTAACCAAggaatattatatttcaaagaaaaccaAGAAAGAGAACAGATATTGTTTCCGTTGCTTTTCactaatttgttaaataaagtTGATGTGGAGTGTAATGTTGAAGGAGGTGGGCAATCTGCTCAAGCAGGAGCTTTAAGGTGGGGAATATCATGGGGTTTAAAGAGTTTTGTCGAAGAGGAAATGGCTGAATCTATGAGGCTTGCTGGACTTTTAACAAGAGATTATAGAACTAGGGAGAGGAAGAAACCTGGGCAATGGGGTGCCAGACGAAAGTTCACCTGGAAAAAGCGATAA